The Anoxybacillus amylolyticus DNA segment TGCTTTCCACGGGAACGATGAAGCCCGTATCGTGTGACCTTGGCAGTGGAAGCCACATGCACCCATTGGTTCTTTCTGTTCACACGCAGGCTCGTTTCATCGACGTGCAACGTGCTGGAGGTTAGCAACGCCGTTTCGATCTCTTTGAGCGCTGCTTCTAACACAGGGAGCCACCGTCTCGTCATGTTCACGACTGTGCCTGCACTGATTGAATGGCCCACTAACGCTTTGACCATCTCCGTGACACGCTCGCACGGGATCAACTGCGCATGATTCCAGTATAAAACAAGGGAAGTGATGGCTGGTCCGTACTGGACATGATTCGTGACATAAAAAGGGAACTCTGCCTGCTGGACGAGATGACATTTCGGACACCCCTTCACTTCCCGTTCGTGTTGAGTCACTTCCATTCGAACCACTGGGAGGTCGAACACTTGGCGAATGTCTACTTGAAGCGGAGCAACATGTTCTAAAGAGTGACCACATCCTTTGCATTTGGTCACGCGGTGAAGGACTCGATGGTCAGGATTCGGTACTTGGCGGAGCGTCGTTCCTCGATGCCCTAGTTGCCCTCCCGGCTGTTTCTCCGACGGTTGGCGAGAAGGGGATTTCGCCACAAACCGGTCAGAGGACGGCGGTAAGTGGCTGTTCGTACTGTTTTTTTTCGTACGGGCTTCTAATTCTGCAATACGTGCTTTTAATTGTTGGTTTTCTTGTCTTAGCTGCTCGTTTTCTTTGATGAGTTTTTCGATGGTTTGCGCTTGGCGCTCGATTTTTGCGACCATGCTTTCGAGTGTAAAGACCGCTTGTTGAAAATCAAAAACAACGTTTGCCATCGTGTTCACCTCCCTTGTCTTGGATGGTACTAGTATAGACAAGGGGAGCAGAAATAAACCCGATCTCGTAAACTTTTTCTATGTAACGGCTGAATAGTTACTAAAAAAGATTGATCGGAAGGATTTGTCCATTGCGCTAAAATTGAATAAGCAGCTGGAAACAAATTTAAATTTGTAATGTCAGAAAATGATAAAGTTTTAACCGCTTTTGTTACCCCATTCGATTCATTGCCACTCGTATCGAATGTGGTAATCTTAATGTTATAATTTGTATTCGGTTGTAAATTAGAAATAGAGTAAGACGTCTTTGTTTTGTCTAAAGTTGCATTTAACACACCATTTAGATAGATTTTAGTTCCCGCAAAATCAATGTCGGAAGGATTTGTGAACGCTAAATCAATTGTTGTTTGAGGTACTTTTCCAACGTTTGCTGTAAAATTGCCTACCTCACTAGGGGGAAATGTATCTTTTATTTCTACTCCAAAAACATCAAATTCGTAAACAGTACTGCCACTCCACATATCTTCATTTTCTAAACTAGCATAGTAAACGTTATCTACTTTGGTAATATAATGTTTAATACCGTCAGCTTGAACATAAGATGTGTAAATAATATTTCCTGCAGAATCAAAAAAACGTAAAACTAAACTTGAACCACCTTTTACCTGATAAGATTCAATACTTTGCGGAGATGTAAATTTATACCAAATTGTATCCGTAGCATAAATATGAGCCATCCTAGGCATTAAATTTACACTAGTTGATTCATCTCCGTCTGTTGCTTTCGTGGTAGTTCCATTGATTGAACGAATCCAGTCACCAACGTTGAGCGTTTTTCCATGCAATAATCCCCCCGAATAAGCAAATACATAGTGTAAAGAAGCAGGGATTAAGAAGAAAGAAAGTAATGTTAACGAGAATAAAGAAAATATTTTTTTATACATACAATCCATCCTTTTTTTGTTATGTTAATTTCTCATCCTCCTGATCCATCCGGATAATCAGGATGTTTTTTGTAGTATTGTGTTCCTTGCCAGTCGCTTTGGTTTGGTGTTGGAGCGTTGCTGCCGTTGTCGCTAGGGCTTGGCGGTGTGTCGTTGTTTTGGCTTGGTATTGGCGCGTTGCCGGTGTCCGGTGTGCCGTTTTGGTCTTTAGGGATTGGCATTGTCTGGTCCGGCTGTTGTGGATGTCCCGCGTCCCAATCGCCTGCGTCGGTATTCCCCGGCTCTGGCATTTTGTCCGGCAATGACGGCAATGTGTCGAGTGGATTCACGATGTCAAAGCCGCCTGAGTCATCGTTTCGGAACGGAATTTCCGGCGCTTGATTTTCGATATTTTGTTTCGTGAACCCCGACGTATCAAGCCCCGAATCGGGAATGCTTGGCACTTGATTTTCAATCCCGCCTGTATCAACCCCCGACAAGTCCGCAGGCTCTGCTGGCGGCGACGGTGCCGTGCCTAACATCGTCTGCATGTCCGTCACAAGTCGCGGCACGATCGTGTCGCGAAACGTCGCGGCGACTTGATCCCAGTCCGGCGCTGGAGGAATTGCGCTTTTGATTTCATCTAACTTTCCCATATATTGATTCCATCCTGGGCAATTAAACAGTTCGCAGCCGGTGCATCCTGAATCCGCAGAATCCGCGCCCATAAAGACAATATGAAACGAATTTGGATTGTCGGTCCATGCCTCTAGTGCATGAAATTCTCCGACCGAAGCAACGATCTTGAACCCTTTCGCACCATCAGGGAAATTGTAATCAGAAAATCCCGCTAAAGCAGAAGATCCCAACAGTTTTCCGTTTGCATCAAACCATTGCAACGCGCCTTCCCCTGAACCTTGAATCTTGACGCGTGTAAAATTATCGTCATGATATATGACATCTGCCCATAGGATTTCATTTGAACTCGTTTTTGAGCCAAAGTAGCCATAGACACATTCACCGTTTGAACAAACTGCGTCCGCAGCCTGCGCCTGAATCGGTACATATAAAATCAGCAACACGGCAATAAGTCCCAAGTTCTTTAATTTTTTAATCATTTAATACATCACACGCCTTCCATACTAAAAAAGGAGGATTGCTCCTCCCTTTTTTATTACGCCTTTTTGCCGCCAGGTAGAACAGATTTGATAAATCCAATGAGCCGTGGCGCAAAAGCAATTGCAACTCCCAATAGAACAAATGGTGATACCCACGTAAGAACAGAAGTTGCACTTGACAATAAATCTTGTACCGTGAACGGTAAAGAAACACCCGAAAGATCAATAGCTGCACCTAAAGCCATTATAAATTCCTCCCTTAATTTAATTTTTATATTTCACTAGCAAACGCTAGTTGAAAACTTAGTAACGGCGGATTTCATAATCGTCATCATTCTCTTTTTTCCCAACTTGATCGGTATTCGCAAATGATTTTCTTATAACAGTTATCAACATTGAAACCGCCCCAGCTGCCGCCATAATCATAATCATCGGAGCAACATAGAAAAGTAGCCATTTGACGTAATACCAAAATTCATCTAACCGCGCTGGAGTGAAAAATGTTTGAAATTCCGGCATATCATCACGACCTCGATCTGATCGCCACGATCACGCCATGAAGTAGCATTCCGACAGCAACAATCGCGACAACTAACATGATGAAGGGAGCAACTGTTTTTAAAAGAAACCCAAAAACGCCCCAAAAGAACGCCCAGTCAAAAACATTCCCAATACTCGACACGTTACTCCCTCCTTACCTCGCCGATTTATAAATGGCAATTGCAATGAAACATAGCGTCAAGAAAATGGCCCATGCTCCGAGAGCTGTTACAATATCACCATTTCCGAATACAACTTTAAAGGCATATGCGACTAATGTTCCTGTTCTTACCATCGCCGTTTTACCCCTTTCACCGTTTCGATCAGAAACATCGTGACTGGGAAAGCGACGATGCACGAAGCCATCAATACGAGGTAGGTGGCTAATATATCTTTCGGTGTTGCCGAAAATAAAATGCTATACATGTCTACCTCCTCATAAATCGTTCCAGCACCATGAAAATCATCATGGCAGCAAGCAGAACGGAAATGATGACATCGCCTAAGGTGATCTCATGAATGACAACAATATTGCCTTCTTTCGTTTCAATCAACGTATGTTCGCGCATTTCGACATAATTGATATTCGATGTCGGCTCATTCATGCTTATCACCCCCACAATTCCCCACAATTCCCCACAATTCAAATGTACAGAGAATTTTGTCGTTTTCATATCACCAAAAAATTTTGGTCATATGATGACAAAAAAATCGAGTGAAAGAAAGCTTCACTCGATTTCGTTCGTCAAATGTCAATTTTCCCTTTATGCGAAAAAAATATCTTCAAAAATATAGAAAGGTGACGTGGATTTTTGTAGATGTTATATACATCTTTAAGAAGTTGCACGTATTTTCGGGAATTTTCTGCCCGTTTTTGTAATTCCCGTTTCAAGCGTCTGAATCCATTCTTCAAGTTCTTTCATGCCGCAGCCGAGATCGAGAAGCTCTTGCGGAAATTCGGAAAACCTTCTTTTCCATCTTTTCATGCGTATTAATGCTTTTCGAGATTCTCCAAACGAATAGACGCGGCGCTCTTTTCGCGTGGAATATTGCTGCGTTCCGACATACATACACAAATAAATGTATTGTTTACCGTTCGATTTCACTTGCGAAAGGTACGCCATACGCTTCCCTCCATTCCTGGATCATTTGTTTGCGTATTTTCGAAAGACTTGTTACTTTCATGTCGGTTTCATGCTGTATGTAGTACGGGGAAGGATTTTCGTCGTGATGAGAAAGAAACGCAATGATTAACGTGAGAATGAACGCAAGCCACTTCATTTTTTCGCCTCCTAACTTGATAGATAATAAAGGAAAATGTACATCACA contains these protein-coding regions:
- a CDS encoding fibronectin type III domain-containing protein yields the protein MYKKIFSLFSLTLLSFFLIPASLHYVFAYSGGLLHGKTLNVGDWIRSINGTTTKATDGDESTSVNLMPRMAHIYATDTIWYKFTSPQSIESYQVKGGSSLVLRFFDSAGNIIYTSYVQADGIKHYITKVDNVYYASLENEDMWSGSTVYEFDVFGVEIKDTFPPSEVGNFTANVGKVPQTTIDLAFTNPSDIDFAGTKIYLNGVLNATLDKTKTSYSISNLQPNTNYNIKITTFDTSGNESNGVTKAVKTLSFSDITNLNLFPAAYSILAQWTNPSDQSFLVTIQPLHRKSLRDRVYFCSPCLY
- the tnpC gene encoding IS66 family transposase, translating into MANVVFDFQQAVFTLESMVAKIERQAQTIEKLIKENEQLRQENQQLKARIAELEARTKKNSTNSHLPPSSDRFVAKSPSRQPSEKQPGGQLGHRGTTLRQVPNPDHRVLHRVTKCKGCGHSLEHVAPLQVDIRQVFDLPVVRMEVTQHEREVKGCPKCHLVQQAEFPFYVTNHVQYGPAITSLVLYWNHAQLIPCERVTEMVKALVGHSISAGTVVNMTRRWLPVLEAALKEIETALLTSSTLHVDETSLRVNRKNQWVHVASTAKVTRYGLHRSRGKQATDDIGILPRYKGTMVHDAYSVYPMYTEASHALCHAHHLRELRAYTELYGHSWSKEMTEALLEMKQAVEKAGGALPEEEVRYWEAVYDQLLANGRQELDERCRQGNHEGVRNAQNFIQRLEKRKQEALLFLRKKEVPFDNNQAERDLRMVKVKQKISGTFRQEDDAEAFCTIRSVISTLQKHGKPVWESLQRLLSGESLQTILHSS